The sequence TGATCGAGGGCCTGGGGAACTGCAGGCCGCTGACGGGGGCAAGTTTCGGCGCCCCGGAGCTGGATCAGCCCAGTCCATAGGATCGCCCCACTTCGACCTGGCCTTGCGATGGCTCTTCAACCGGCGGCCGGAACCAGGGATCTGAATCCTCGCGAGGTGGATGGCAACCGTTGGCTGTCGGAGCAACTCGGCCAGGTCTATCGCCTCTGGGGCTACGTCGAAGTCAGTCCTCCCAGCGTCGAACGCCTAGAAACCCTGGAGGCCGGCGGACGGATCAACGACCGCGAATTGGTTCGTCTCGCCAGTGATGACCCCCTGGGTCTGCGCCCAGAGATGACGGCCTCCATTGCCCGGGCCGCCTGCACACGGATGGCGCAACTTCCCCGGCCACTGCGTCTTTGGAGTTGCGGCAGGGTCTTCCGCAGCGTCCAGAGTGATACCGGTCAGCAACGCCTCGAAGAGCAACTGCAGAGCGGTGTCGAACTCTTCGCTCTAGCCAACGGCAGCGCGAGCGTCGCCGATGCCGAGCTCCTGCGCCTGTTGCTGGCCTGCATCGAGAAGGTCGGCATCGGCGCCCAACAGCGCCCGAAGTTGCTGCTGGGCCATCACGGTGTGCTCTCGGCCCTGCTCGACCAAGTCCCAGCTGCGCAGCGCACTGCCGTGCGCAAAGCCCTCGTTAGCTTTGATCCCCTGGCCCTGGCCAGCCTTGAGCTCCCGAACGAGCAACGCCAGTCACTCGAGCAATTGATGCGGTTGCGTGGGGCACCCCAGATGGTGCTGGCGCAACTGCAGACGTTGCTTGGCCCGTCTCGCCTTCTCGACGAACTCGCGGACTGCCTCAAAGTCGTGGCACCGGAAGCAGCTCAGGGGCATGTGGAACTGCAGCTCGACCCCACCTTCCAGCCGCACTTTGATCTCTACGACGGCCTTGTTTTGAAGTTGGTCTGCCAGGGCGTGGACGCACCAGTGGAAATCGCCAGTGGCGGTCGCTACGACGCCCTGGTGGAACGCTTTGGCGGCGAAGCCTCAGGGCTGGGCTTCAGCTTCGATCTAGAAGCCATCCAAACGTTGCTCGGCACCGAGAAGACAGCCCCCCAACGTCCCAACGTGACGTTGGTCAGTTTTAAGGACGCCACTCATCTGCCGGCCGCCCTGGCGGCCCAGTCCGCACAGCACCAACAGGGGCAACCCTGTTTGCTGTTGCATCAGCCCTGCCCCTCAGAGGCGGATGCGAGAACGCAAGCAGAAGCCCGCGGCTGTCGAGAGGTGATCTGGATCGGCTAGAGCAGCGCCTGGACCATGGGGTCCTTAGGATCCCAGCTCCGTTAAGGCACTGCTGATGGCCCACACAATCGTCACCGACGTCTGCGAAGGCGTGGCCGATTGCGTTGATGCCTGCCCCGTGGCCTGCATCAACCCCGGGAGCGGGGCCAATGCCAAAGGAACGGAGTTTTATTGGATCGATTTCGACACCTGCATTGACTGCGGGATCTGCCTGCAGGTTTGCCCAGTGGCAGGA is a genomic window of Synechococcus sp. A10-1-5-1 containing:
- a CDS encoding ATP phosphoribosyltransferase regulatory subunit: MALQPAAGTRDLNPREVDGNRWLSEQLGQVYRLWGYVEVSPPSVERLETLEAGGRINDRELVRLASDDPLGLRPEMTASIARAACTRMAQLPRPLRLWSCGRVFRSVQSDTGQQRLEEQLQSGVELFALANGSASVADAELLRLLLACIEKVGIGAQQRPKLLLGHHGVLSALLDQVPAAQRTAVRKALVSFDPLALASLELPNEQRQSLEQLMRLRGAPQMVLAQLQTLLGPSRLLDELADCLKVVAPEAAQGHVELQLDPTFQPHFDLYDGLVLKLVCQGVDAPVEIASGGRYDALVERFGGEASGLGFSFDLEAIQTLLGTEKTAPQRPNVTLVSFKDATHLPAALAAQSAQHQQGQPCLLLHQPCPSEADARTQAEARGCREVIWIG
- a CDS encoding ferredoxin family protein → MAHTIVTDVCEGVADCVDACPVACINPGSGANAKGTEFYWIDFDTCIDCGICLQVCPVAGAIIPEEKPELQRAS